The Candidatus Hydrogenedentota bacterium genome window below encodes:
- a CDS encoding DNA primase: MKKYSREMIGRVLASCDIVDVIGEHVELKDSGNHRFKGLSPFTNEKTPSFMVSRDRQMYYCFSSGQGGDVLHFLMELEGLSFNEALQKLADRAGVVLESSGRSDNRDDYLRRRLLELHSFAARFFTRQLQEPGSGANAQ; this comes from the coding sequence TTGAAAAAATATTCTCGAGAAATGATCGGCCGGGTTCTTGCCTCCTGTGACATCGTAGATGTAATAGGGGAGCACGTGGAACTGAAAGACTCCGGCAATCATCGTTTCAAAGGGTTGAGCCCGTTCACGAATGAAAAGACGCCCTCTTTCATGGTGAGCCGAGACCGCCAGATGTACTATTGTTTCAGCAGCGGTCAGGGCGGTGATGTCTTGCATTTTCTGATGGAACTTGAAGGCTTAAGTTTTAATGAGGCGCTGCAGAAGCTGGCGGATCGTGCGGGCGTTGTCTTGGAAAGTTCAGGGCGCAGCGATAACCGAGATGATTATTTGCGGCGGCGTTTGTTGGAACTGCACTCTTTCGCGGCACGCTTTTTTACGCGGCAATTGCAGGAGCCCGGCTCCGGCGCAAATGCGCAAG